CTGAGCTGTCGCCACTCTATTTTATCCCCCCTGCAGATAGGCTGCAAGCCCGGCCTTAAGAATTTCAACCGCCCGGACCAGAGCTTCACACTCCAGCACATAGGCAATACGCACCTCATTTCTGCCCAGTCCGGGGGTGGCGTAAAAGCCGTTCCCCGGTGCCACCATTACCGTTTCATTGTTCACATGAAACCGCTCCAGCATGAAGATGGCGAACCGCTCGGCGTCATCTACCGGCAGTCCCGCAATCAGATAAAATGCCCCCCGGGGTGTCGTAAATTCAACCCCCGGAATCTTCGCCAGCTCGGCACAGAGCACATCGCGCCGGCGGCGGTACTCATTACGCACCTGCTCAAAATACTCGGGCGGAATTTTTGCCGCCTCCTGTGCCGCCAGCTGGTCGATAGTCGGCGGACAGAGCCGTGCCTGTCCGAACTTCAGCATTGCGGTCATGAACTCGCGGTTTCTCGAAACCACACAGCCGATGCGCGCCCCGCAGGCGCTGTATCGCTTGGAAATGGAATCGACCATTACCGTCCGGTCCTCCACCCCCTGCAGGTTAAGTACACTTATCGGCTTAACTTCTTCATAAACAAATTCACGGTAGACCTCATCGCCGATCAGAAACAGATTATACTCCAGCGCCAGTTCCTTCAATAGCATCATCTCCGGTTCTGTATATACTACCCCGGTCGGATTACCGGGGTTGGAAAAGAGAATCGCCCGGGTCCTGGGGGTGATCAGTCGGACAATTTCATCCTTTCCCGGGAGAGCAAAACCCCTGGTTCGGAGGGTCGTAATCGGCACAACCTTTACTCCCGCCATGATTGCGAATCCGAGATAGTTGGTGTAGAACGGCTCTGGCACCAGAACCTCATCGCCGGGATCGCATACCGCCTGCAAAGCAAATGCAATTGCCTCACTGCCACCGGTGGTTACCAGAATATTCCCCTCTTCAACCGCAATTCCCGCCCGGTGGTAATAGTCTACCAGCGTCCTGATATAGCTCTTCAAGCCGGCAGAGTGACCGTACTCGAGAATCTTGATATCAATCTGCCGGTAGCCATTGATAATTTGGGCCGGGGTCTCGATATCCGGCTGTCCGATGTTCAGATGATAAACCTTGATTCCCCGGGCTTTCGCCTGCTCAGCGTATGGCACCAGACGCCGGA
This is a stretch of genomic DNA from candidate division WOR-3 bacterium. It encodes these proteins:
- a CDS encoding pyridoxal phosphate-dependent aminotransferase gives rise to the protein MINPTQELRLSARARVMPASPIRRLVPYAEQAKARGIKVYHLNIGQPDIETPAQIINGYRQIDIKILEYGHSAGLKSYIRTLVDYYHRAGIAVEEGNILVTTGGSEAIAFALQAVCDPGDEVLVPEPFYTNYLGFAIMAGVKVVPITTLRTRGFALPGKDEIVRLITPRTRAILFSNPGNPTGVVYTEPEMMLLKELALEYNLFLIGDEVYREFVYEEVKPISVLNLQGVEDRTVMVDSISKRYSACGARIGCVVSRNREFMTAMLKFGQARLCPPTIDQLAAQEAAKIPPEYFEQVRNEYRRRRDVLCAELAKIPGVEFTTPRGAFYLIAGLPVDDAERFAIFMLERFHVNNETVMVAPGNGFYATPGLGRNEVRIAYVLECEALVRAVEILKAGLAAYLQGG